Sequence from the Corallococcus sp. EGB genome:
GTAGCGCACCAGGTTGCGCACCCGCGGCAGCAGCTCCAGGAGCAAGGACTCCGTCGCGTCGCGCTGGCCCCGCATGGCCGCCGCCAGCCGAGGGTCTTCACCCCGGGGCGCGACCGTCGCATGTGAGCCCGAGCTCCTCATGCCCGGTAGAGAGAACGGACGCCGCGAAATCGGGTCATCGGTGCTCACGGGAAAATCACCATCCCCACTCCCAGTCGGGGACGCACCGACGCGCCGTCCTCCCGGAGGACGAAGCCGCCATCCGTCGCATAGCCCAGCCGGGGTCGTCCCAGGAGCACCTCACCCGACAGCGTCGCCTCCAGCGCGAACGCCGGCCCCAGCCGCCACGCCATACGCACCGCTGGCCCCACGACGAAGGCCGCCACCCCGCGCGAGGGCGTTGGCTCCACCTCCGAAGCCCGCGCCGCCGTGCGCCGCCAGAAACCCGCGATGCCCGCGCCCAGCCCCACCGTGGCCTCCCAGGCCCCCGCCTTCACGAAGGGCATGTCGGCCCACGCGAGTGCGGCCCCCTGGGTCAGGCGAATGTCCGCGTACTCATCGCGCAGGTGTACTGGCAGCGACGCCAGCACCTGCGCGCGAAGGCGCAGCACCCGGCCCGCCCACCCCGCGCCCACGGAAAGGCCCTGCTGTCCTCGCGGGTAATAGCCATCCAGCGCCACGTGCAGGCCCACCTGGACGAAGGCGCCCTCCACTGGAACCGTGACCACCGGATCCGCCGCAACCGGGGGCAGGGGAGGAGGCGCCGTCACCACGGGAGGCGGGGGCGCGGGCGCGACGACTTCACCCAGCGGTTCTCCCGCGTCCACCGCGCGCAGCGCCGAGCGCACCGTCAGCGCGAGGGCCTCCGCCCCCACGGACCACGTCAGCGACTCCGGAGGACCCTCCACCCGCGCGCTCCGCACGAACAGGTGGCCCGTGCTCGGCGCCGCCACCGACACGCGCAGCTGGGCCCCGTCGCGCGTGAACCACAGCACCGCGCGAGCGTCCTCCCGCGAAGCCAACTGCTCCGCCTCGCGCCACGCGCCACCGGGGCTCGCGTCCAGGGGCGGACCGGCTTCCGACTCCAGCACCACCGGCAGGTCGCTGCTCTGTCCCCGCACCCGCTCCAGCAGTGCGCGGTCTTCCGGCGTAGCGACGCGCGTGACCGCCCGCCAGGGAGCGGCCGCCCACGCGGGGCTCCCCAGCGCCAGCACCAGGGCCAGCACCACCACGCGCTGCCACGCCACGGCCTCCAACACGGACATGTGGTAAAACCTACCTTCCAGGAAATTCTAGAGGAAGCACCTCACGGTACGGGTTGCCGTCACAATCCGGTGGGGACGGCGGACGGGCGGCGTTCACCCCTGCCTGTCCTCCCGGACCCGGAGCAGCACATCCCTGCGCTCCAGTGCAGGGACGGCGGCCGTCGCGGCCCGGATGTCTGTGTTTCGTGGAGCGCGGAGTCGTGGCTCAACGCCAGACATGCCTGAACCCACTTGCTCCAAAGGCGGGAACGTCCCTAATCACGCCCCATGAACCGCCTCCGGGAACTGCGCTCGGTCCTGAACCTCACCGTCCTCGTGGCGGGGCTCGGCTACTTCGTGGACCTCTTCGACATCACGCTGTTCGGCGTGGTGCGCGTCGCGTCGCTGAAGGACCTGGGCCTCACGGACCCCTCGGACATCTTCCAGAGGGGGCTCGTCGTCTACAACGCGCAGATGGCGGGGATGATGGTGGGCGGCCTCTGCTGGGGGCTGCTCGGGGACAAGCGGGGACGGCTGTCCGTGATGTTCGGCTCCATCCTGCTGTACTCGGCGGCGAACCTGCTGAACCCCTTCGTCTGGGACGTGAACAGCTACGCCGCCTGCCGCTTCCTCGGCGGCCTGGGGCTCGCGGGGGAACTGGGCGCGGCCATCACCCTGGTCGCGGAGTCCCTGCCCAAGGAGAAGCGCGGCCTGGGCACCACCGTCGTCGCCACGCTGGGCATGCTGGGCGTCGTGGTCGCGGCGCTCGTCGCGCAGCACCTGCACTGGAAGACGGCGTACGTGACGGGCGGCGTGCTGGGACTGCTGCTCCTCTTCGCGCGCTTCAAGGTGTCCGAGTCCGTCCTCTTCACCCAGAAGGCCGGCCCCGCGAAGGGCCACGCGCTCCTGCTCCTCACGGGCGGCCGCTTCTCCAAGTACCTGGGCTGCATCCTCGTGGGCGTGCCCATCTACTTCACCACCGGCATCCTCTTCGTCTTCGCCCCGGAGCTGACGGCGGGCCTCCACGTGCAGGGCACGGTGACCGCGGGCAACGCCATCCTCTTCGGCAGCGTGGGCCTGACGCTGGGAGACCTCCTGTCCGGCGTGCTGAGCCAGTGGATGCAGAGCCGCAAGCGCGCCGTGGGCTTCAGCCTGTGCGCGTGGTTCGCGCTGGTGCTGGTGTACGGCCTGGTGCCGGGCCTCACCCCGGCGCTCATCTACGCGCTGACCTTCCTCATTGGCCTGAGCGTGGGCTACTGGGCGGTGCTCGTCACCATGGCCGCCGAGCAGTTCGGCACCAACATCCGCGCCACCGTGACGACGTCGGTGCCCAACTTCGTGCGCGGCTCCGCGGTGCTCGCGGCCACCGCCTTCGGCGAGCTCAAGGGCTCCCTGGGCGTGGCGCACGCGGCGCTCGCGGTGGGCGCGGTGTGCTTCGGCCTCGCGCTCCTGTCGCTCGCGCGGCTGGCGGAGACCTTCCACCGCGACCTGGACTACGTGGAGTCCTCCGGCGCCGCGAACACCGCGGACGCCCGCGCCGGCACCTGAGACCTCAGGCGGGCGGAGGCACCCGCAGCCGCCACGCCAGCACGCGGCCGTCCAGCCCCTGCACGAACACCAGCAGGCCGCGCACCACCGGCCGCGTGCGCAGCGGCGTGTCCGCCCGCACCGTGAACGCGGGCGTCCAGCCCGGCGCCTTGAGCGCGATCAGCCGCCCTTCGTGCCCGGACGTGGGCACCAGCAAGAGGTCCTCCAACCCCACCTGCACCCGGCCCACCAACGGCGAGGGCAGCGCCACCCGCGCGAGCTCCCGCCCCTCCGCGGTGGAAAGCCCCACCAGCGACGACGGCCCGGCGCCCACCCACAGCGCGCCCAGCGCCCGCGCGGGCGGCCCCGTCACCCCGTCCGCGAAGTG
This genomic interval carries:
- a CDS encoding MFS transporter; its protein translation is MNRLRELRSVLNLTVLVAGLGYFVDLFDITLFGVVRVASLKDLGLTDPSDIFQRGLVVYNAQMAGMMVGGLCWGLLGDKRGRLSVMFGSILLYSAANLLNPFVWDVNSYAACRFLGGLGLAGELGAAITLVAESLPKEKRGLGTTVVATLGMLGVVVAALVAQHLHWKTAYVTGGVLGLLLLFARFKVSESVLFTQKAGPAKGHALLLLTGGRFSKYLGCILVGVPIYFTTGILFVFAPELTAGLHVQGTVTAGNAILFGSVGLTLGDLLSGVLSQWMQSRKRAVGFSLCAWFALVLVYGLVPGLTPALIYALTFLIGLSVGYWAVLVTMAAEQFGTNIRATVTTSVPNFVRGSAVLAATAFGELKGSLGVAHAALAVGAVCFGLALLSLARLAETFHRDLDYVESSGAANTADARAGT